A genomic segment from Conger conger chromosome 2, fConCon1.1, whole genome shotgun sequence encodes:
- the LOC133115335 gene encoding cytochrome P450 26B1-like, whose product MFLPEFNQFSALATAITSVTSVLLLLAVARQLWAFRWSVTRDRDNKLPLPNGSMGWPLIGETFHWLFQGSNFHISRREKYGNVFKTHLLGKPVIRVTGADNIRKILLGEHSLVCTQWPQSTRIILGPNTLVNSIGDIHKQKRKILSKVFSRTALETYIPRIQDVVRSEIAKWCSAPASVNVFAAAKALTFRIAVRVLLGLSMEDADVDHLSKIFEELINNLFSLPIDVSFSGLRKGIKAREKLHAFMEKIILEKLQNQRSEGNDAFDYILSSAKENGHTLTVQELKEAAVELIFAAHSTTASASTSLILQLLKHPCVVEKARHELEAYGLRRVSKSGNHSDAEQCLDSTFNLPYLSLKKLNQLRYLDCIVKEVLRFLPPVSGGYRTALQTFELDGYQIPKGWSVMYSIRDTHETAAAYQSPEVFDPDRFGIGREESKIGRFNYVPFGGGVRSCVGRELAQIILKTLAIELLCTADWRLATQTFPAMQTVPIVHPVNGLHVYFDFVNSVKTLPDSQSECI is encoded by the exons ATGTTCCTACCAGAGTTCAATCAATTCTCAGCACTGGCTACAGCAATCACATCTGTGACATCTGTCCTGTTGCTACTCGCTGTTGCCCGACAATTGTGGGCATTCCGGTGGTCCGTCACACGGGATAGAGACAATAAGCTTCCTCTTCCTAATGGCTCCATGGGCTGGCCACTCATTGGAGAAACCTTCCACTGGTTGTTTCAG GGGTCAAACTTTCACATCTCCAGGAGGGAAAAATACGGAAACGTATTTAAAACCCACCTTTTAGGGAAACCGGTTATCCGTGTGACAGGAGCAGATAATATCCGTAAAATCCTGCTGGGAGAACACAGCTTGGTGTGCACGCAGTGGCCTCAGAGCACTCGGATCATCCTGGGACCAAACACACTGGTTAACTCCATTGGAgatattcataaacaaaaaagaaag ATTTTGTCAAAAGTGTTCAGTCGCACGGCTTTGGAGACGTACATCCCCCGAATACAGGATGTTGTGAGGTCTGAAATTGCCAAGTGGTGTTCGGCGCCCGCTTCTGTGAATGTATTCGCTGCAGCCAAAGCGCTCACTTTCCGCATCGCTGTCCGCGTGCTATTGGGACTGAGTATGGAAGACGCTGATGTAGATCATCTCTCCAAAATATTTGAGGAGCTCATCAACAACCTCTTCTCACTCCCAATTGATGTGTCCTTCAGTGGACTCCGCAAG GGTATAAAAGCCCGTGAAAAACTTCACGCATTTATGGAGAAAATAATCTTAGAGAAACTACAGAACCAACGGTCCGAGGGAAACGATGCATTTGACTACATACTAAGTAGTGCCAAGGAAAATGGCCATACTTTAACTGTTCAAGAACTTAAG GAAGCTGCGGTGGAGCTAATCTTCGCTGCGCACTCAACCACTGCCAGCGCCTCCACTTCTCTCATTCTCCAGTTGCTGAAACATCCGTGTGTCGTTGAAAAGGCCAGGCACGAACTGGAGGCGTATGGACTAAGAAGAGTTTCAAAAAGTGGCAATCACTCAGA TGCTGAGCAATGCCTAGATTCCACTTTCAATCTGCCTTATCTGAGTTTGAAGAAACTAAACCAGCTGCGTTACCTGGACTGCATTGTAAAGGAAGTTCTCAGGTTTCTCCCACCGGTGTCCGGAGGTTACAGGACAGCACTGCAGACCTTCGAATTAGAT GGTTATCAGATTCCCAAAGGATGGAGTGTCATGTACAGCATCAGAGATACCCACGAGACAGCTGCAGCTTATCAGAGTCCggaagtatttgacccagatcgcTTCGGAATTGGACGAGAGGAAAGCAAGATTGGACGCTTTAATTACGTGCCATTTGGTGGTGGTGTAAGGAGCTGCGTTGGCAGGGAACTGGCACAAATCATATTGAAAACTCTGGCTATTGAGTTACTCTGTACTGCCGATTGGAGGCTGGCCACTCAAACCTTCCCCGCAATGCAGACTGTGCCTATTGTTCACCCAGTTAATGGACTACATGTTTATTTTGACTTTGTGAATTCTGTGAAGACACTACCAGACAGTCAGTCTGAGTGTATTTAG